Proteins from a genomic interval of Stenotrophomonas sp. WZN-1:
- a CDS encoding HlyD family secretion protein yields the protein MPPVPPRPDDTDNVTPPPPTDAAPAPTPVEPAVAPKYLKPSARSVVVMVVVALLGIALILRAWHLWPFTSSVMVTDNAYVRGQITVMAPQVNGYVTEVLVKDFQHVKQGEPLLRIDDRIYAQRVAQAQATLDSARAALANSDQSQAQNRAQIASARATLSAGQAELQRSRNETKRYEELAAQQLVSVNDRDKFRTTQASAQASVQQSQAQIRIAEETLVSTQVARKSLEAQVESAQAQLELARIDLANTVIHAPRDGQISEASVRVGQYVAAGSQLLFLVPDSLWVVANYKEGQTWGMAIGQPATFSVDAFQGQVLRGRVQEIAPATGSEFSVLRPDNASGNFTKVVQRLPVRISINEGQKLAAQLRPGMSVIVRVDTASKPMD from the coding sequence ATGCCTCCCGTTCCGCCCCGCCCCGACGACACCGACAACGTGACCCCACCGCCGCCAACCGACGCGGCGCCCGCGCCCACGCCCGTTGAACCGGCGGTCGCGCCGAAGTACCTCAAGCCCAGCGCGCGCAGCGTGGTAGTGATGGTGGTGGTCGCCCTGCTGGGTATCGCGCTGATCCTGCGCGCCTGGCACCTGTGGCCGTTCACCAGCAGCGTGATGGTGACCGACAACGCCTATGTGCGCGGCCAGATCACGGTGATGGCGCCGCAGGTGAACGGCTACGTGACCGAAGTGCTGGTGAAGGACTTCCAGCATGTGAAGCAGGGCGAGCCGCTGCTACGCATCGATGACCGCATCTATGCCCAGCGTGTCGCCCAAGCGCAGGCGACGCTGGACAGCGCACGCGCGGCCCTGGCCAACTCCGACCAGTCGCAGGCGCAGAACCGTGCGCAGATCGCCTCGGCGCGCGCCACGCTGTCGGCCGGCCAGGCCGAGCTGCAGCGCTCGCGCAACGAGACCAAGCGCTACGAGGAGCTGGCCGCGCAGCAGTTGGTATCGGTCAACGACCGCGACAAGTTCCGCACTACCCAGGCCTCGGCACAGGCCAGCGTGCAGCAGTCGCAGGCGCAGATCCGCATCGCCGAGGAAACGCTGGTGTCGACCCAGGTGGCACGCAAGAGCCTGGAAGCCCAGGTGGAGAGCGCACAGGCACAGCTGGAACTGGCACGCATCGACCTGGCCAACACGGTGATTCATGCGCCGCGCGACGGCCAGATCAGCGAAGCCAGCGTGCGCGTGGGCCAGTACGTCGCCGCCGGTTCGCAGCTGCTGTTCCTGGTACCTGACTCGCTGTGGGTGGTAGCCAACTACAAGGAAGGCCAGACCTGGGGCATGGCGATCGGCCAGCCGGCCACGTTCTCGGTGGACGCGTTCCAGGGGCAGGTGCTGCGGGGCCGCGTGCAGGAGATCGCCCCAGCCACCGGGTCGGAATTCAGCGTGCTGCGCCCGGACAATGCCAGCGGCAACTTCACCAAGGTGGTGCAGCGGCTACCGGTGCGGATATCGATCAATGAAGGCCAGAAGCTGGCCGCGCAGCTGCGGCCCGGCATGTCGGTGATCGTGCGGGTGGATACCGCGAGCAAGCCGATGGACTAG
- a CDS encoding Fur family transcriptional regulator — protein sequence MPAKTATACTAPHHHVHDASDFVAVVERVSRERGLRLTPIRANVLKLIAEAGKPVKAYELLEWVRNGKGVGADAPPTVYRALDFLMANGFVHKLESVNAFVACHHPSSAAHSVPFLICNSCHSAVELEDREIVTQLEKRAKELGFQPQAQTLEVHGLCARCAG from the coding sequence ATGCCCGCCAAGACCGCCACTGCCTGTACCGCCCCGCACCACCACGTCCACGACGCATCGGATTTCGTGGCGGTGGTCGAGCGTGTCTCGCGCGAACGCGGGCTGCGCCTGACCCCGATCCGCGCCAATGTGCTGAAGCTGATCGCCGAGGCCGGCAAACCGGTCAAGGCCTACGAGCTGCTGGAATGGGTTCGCAACGGCAAGGGCGTGGGCGCTGATGCCCCGCCCACCGTGTACCGCGCGCTGGACTTCCTGATGGCCAATGGCTTCGTGCACAAGCTGGAGTCGGTCAATGCCTTCGTGGCCTGCCACCATCCCAGCAGCGCCGCGCATTCGGTGCCGTTCCTGATCTGCAACAGCTGCCACAGCGCGGTGGAACTGGAAGATCGCGAGATCGTCACCCAGCTGGAGAAGCGCGCCAAGGAACTCGGCTTCCAGCCGCAGGCGCAGACCCTGGAAGTACACGGCCTCTGCGCGCGCTGCGCCGGGTAA
- a CDS encoding 30S ribosomal protein THX, with protein MGKGDRKTAKGKRYNASYGNARSHTASKVAVGAAAPVAKKTVAKAPAKKAVAKKAVAKA; from the coding sequence ATGGGTAAGGGTGACCGCAAGACCGCCAAGGGCAAGCGCTACAACGCCAGCTACGGCAACGCCCGTTCGCACACCGCGAGCAAGGTCGCCGTAGGCGCCGCCGCCCCGGTTGCCAAGAAGACCGTGGCCAAGGCTCCGGCGAAGAAGGCTGTGGCGAAGAAGGCCGTCGCCAAGGCCTGA
- a CDS encoding TonB-dependent receptor, which yields MPAHSPRLKPHSLALALAALLPSVAFAAGQDTSHRDRHLTELSSVQVTASPLQGDAESLARPVDVLAGERLDEQKAGTLGDTVAKLPGVQSTYFGPGVGRPIIRGQEGPRVAVLSNGMGNMDASTVSADHATSIEPFLADQIEVLKGPATLLFGSGAIGGAVNVVDGRIARELPARPLSGRAELRGNSVNNERSGMFRLDGVSGNVVLHVDGLVRNGDDYRIPGYAVIDSLEDHHDDHDHDHAGEEGEEPRRGRLDNSSIRTRAGGVGATWLGDGGYFGVSASTYRTNYGIPNGAHVHADGDDHGHDHGHDHGDEEEGGDEHDVRIDMVQNRFETKAGIYNPVSFLKNINARVAYTDYEHVELEAGTPSTRFTNRGIEARLEAVQQQIGGWDGAFGLQFGNSDFGAKGEEAFVPDTGTKNIGLFVLQEKQFGPFKLELGGRHDQVKLDPTGDYRRRTFGATNLSAAGIWKLNDAVDLRIGVDSSERAPTNEELYAAGAHIATRSLEIGDANLKTERGQRIELGIHTHSDRLDFSASVYQTKFKDFIYLADTGVTEGLPVRAWTQQDAVFRGAEAEALVHLFEGGAGDWDLRLFGDYVKAKLDGSGSRDLDIAVPHGDHNHNYSVELANTGYLPRIAPARVGADLRWSKDGWRASVGAVRYSRQKDVAQNEEPSNGYTLVDAHLAYRWDRNTSNSYEVFLDGSNLTNREVRPHTSLLRDYSPLPGRGVAFGIRAFF from the coding sequence ATGCCCGCCCACTCCCCTCGGCTCAAGCCGCATTCCCTGGCCTTGGCCCTCGCCGCCCTGCTGCCGTCCGTCGCCTTTGCAGCCGGCCAGGACACCTCCCACCGTGACCGCCACCTGACCGAGCTGTCGTCGGTGCAGGTCACCGCGTCGCCGCTGCAGGGCGATGCCGAATCCCTGGCGCGCCCGGTGGACGTGCTGGCCGGTGAGCGCCTGGACGAGCAGAAGGCCGGCACCCTCGGCGACACCGTGGCCAAGCTGCCCGGCGTGCAGAGCACCTACTTCGGCCCCGGCGTCGGCCGCCCGATCATCCGCGGCCAGGAAGGCCCGCGCGTGGCCGTGCTGTCCAACGGCATGGGCAACATGGACGCTTCCACGGTCAGCGCAGACCATGCCACCAGCATCGAGCCGTTCCTGGCCGACCAGATCGAAGTGCTGAAGGGACCGGCTACGCTGCTGTTCGGCAGCGGCGCCATCGGTGGTGCGGTCAATGTGGTCGATGGCCGCATCGCGCGCGAACTGCCGGCGCGCCCGCTCAGCGGCCGCGCCGAGCTGCGTGGCAATTCGGTGAACAACGAACGCAGCGGCATGTTCCGCCTCGACGGCGTCAGCGGCAATGTCGTGCTGCACGTGGATGGCCTGGTGCGCAATGGCGACGACTACCGCATTCCCGGCTACGCGGTGATCGACAGTCTTGAAGACCACCACGACGATCACGACCATGACCACGCGGGCGAGGAAGGCGAAGAGCCGCGCCGCGGCCGCCTGGACAACAGTTCGATCCGCACCCGCGCCGGCGGCGTCGGCGCAACGTGGCTGGGCGACGGCGGCTACTTCGGTGTGTCGGCCAGCACCTACCGCACCAACTACGGCATTCCCAATGGCGCGCACGTGCACGCCGATGGTGATGATCATGGCCATGACCACGGCCACGACCATGGTGATGAAGAGGAAGGCGGCGACGAGCATGACGTGCGCATCGACATGGTGCAGAACCGCTTCGAGACCAAGGCCGGTATCTACAACCCGGTCTCGTTCCTGAAGAACATCAACGCACGTGTGGCCTACACCGACTACGAGCACGTGGAGCTGGAGGCCGGCACGCCGTCCACCCGCTTCACCAACCGTGGCATCGAAGCGCGCCTGGAAGCCGTGCAGCAGCAGATCGGCGGCTGGGACGGCGCCTTCGGCCTGCAGTTCGGCAACAGTGATTTCGGTGCCAAGGGCGAAGAGGCGTTCGTACCGGATACCGGCACGAAGAACATCGGCCTGTTCGTGCTGCAGGAAAAGCAGTTCGGCCCGTTCAAGCTGGAACTGGGCGGCCGCCACGACCAGGTCAAGCTGGACCCGACCGGTGACTACCGCCGCCGCACCTTCGGCGCCACCAACCTGTCTGCCGCCGGCATCTGGAAGCTCAACGATGCCGTTGACCTGCGCATCGGCGTGGACAGCTCCGAGCGTGCACCGACCAACGAAGAGCTTTACGCCGCTGGCGCGCACATCGCCACCCGCTCGCTGGAAATCGGCGACGCCAACCTGAAGACCGAGCGCGGCCAGCGCATCGAGCTTGGCATCCACACCCACAGTGATCGCCTGGACTTCTCCGCGTCGGTCTACCAGACCAAGTTCAAGGACTTCATCTACCTGGCCGACACCGGCGTCACCGAGGGCCTGCCGGTTCGTGCGTGGACCCAGCAGGACGCCGTGTTCCGCGGCGCCGAAGCCGAAGCGCTGGTACACCTGTTCGAGGGTGGCGCCGGTGATTGGGACCTGCGCCTGTTCGGCGACTACGTGAAGGCCAAGCTGGATGGCAGCGGCAGCCGCGACCTGGACATCGCCGTGCCGCATGGCGACCACAACCACAACTACAGCGTGGAGCTGGCCAATACCGGCTACCTGCCGCGCATCGCTCCGGCCCGCGTCGGCGCCGACCTGCGCTGGTCGAAGGACGGCTGGCGCGCCTCGGTCGGTGCGGTGCGTTACAGCCGCCAGAAGGACGTCGCCCAGAACGAGGAGCCGAGCAACGGCTACACCCTGGTCGACGCGCACCTGGCCTACCGCTGGGACCGCAACACGAGCAACAGCTACGAAGTTTTCCTGGATGGCAGCAACCTGACCAACCGCGAAGTGCGCCCGCATACCTCGCTGCTGCGCGACTACTCACCGCTGCCGGGACGCGGTGTCGCATTCGGCATCCGCGCGTTCTTCTGA
- the gltX gene encoding glutamate--tRNA ligase, whose product MTCRTRFAPSPTGYLHIGGARTALYCWLEARHRGGEFVLRIEDTDRERSTQGAIDAILEAMEWLGLDYDEGPIYQTDRVARYQEVAEQLIADGKAYYAYETREELDAMREAAMARQEKPRYNGAARELGLPYKDDPNRVIRFKNPLEGTVVFDDLIKGRIEIANSELDDMVIFRPDGYPTYNFAVVVDDWDMGITEVIRGDDHINNTPRQINLYEGIGAPVPKFGHMPMILDEQGAKLSKRTGAADVMQYKDAGYLPDALLSYLARLGWSHGDQELFSRQELIDLFDVKDCNSKASRLDMAKLGWVNQHFLKTEDVAAIVPHLVYQLQKLGLDVAAGPAPEDVVVALRERVQTLKEMAEKAVVWYQPLTEYDEAAVAKYFKAGAEVALGKARELLAALPEWTAESVGVALHDAAAALDIGMGKVAQPLRVAITGTQVSPDISHTVYLAGREQALKRIDVAITKVATA is encoded by the coding sequence ATGACCTGCCGCACCCGCTTCGCCCCCAGTCCCACCGGCTACCTGCACATCGGTGGTGCCCGCACCGCGCTGTACTGCTGGCTGGAGGCCCGCCACCGTGGCGGTGAGTTCGTGCTGCGCATCGAGGACACCGACCGTGAACGCAGCACCCAGGGCGCGATCGACGCCATCCTGGAGGCAATGGAATGGCTGGGCCTGGACTACGACGAAGGCCCGATCTACCAGACCGACCGCGTCGCCCGTTACCAGGAAGTGGCCGAGCAGCTGATTGCCGACGGCAAGGCCTACTACGCCTACGAAACCCGCGAAGAGCTGGACGCGATGCGCGAGGCCGCCATGGCCAGGCAGGAAAAGCCGCGTTACAACGGCGCTGCGCGCGAACTGGGCCTGCCGTACAAGGACGACCCGAACCGCGTCATCCGCTTCAAGAACCCGCTGGAAGGCACGGTGGTGTTCGACGACCTGATCAAGGGCCGCATCGAGATCGCCAACAGCGAGCTGGATGACATGGTCATCTTCCGCCCGGACGGCTACCCCACCTACAACTTCGCGGTGGTGGTCGACGACTGGGACATGGGCATCACCGAGGTCATCCGCGGCGACGACCACATCAACAACACCCCGCGCCAGATCAACCTGTACGAAGGAATCGGCGCTCCGGTGCCGAAGTTCGGCCACATGCCGATGATCCTGGACGAGCAGGGCGCCAAGCTGTCCAAGCGCACCGGTGCGGCCGATGTGATGCAGTACAAGGACGCCGGCTACCTGCCCGACGCGCTGCTGAGCTACCTGGCCCGCCTCGGCTGGTCGCACGGCGACCAGGAGCTGTTCAGCCGCCAGGAGCTGATCGACCTGTTCGACGTGAAGGACTGCAACTCCAAGGCCTCGCGCCTGGACATGGCCAAGCTGGGCTGGGTCAACCAGCACTTCCTGAAGACCGAGGACGTGGCCGCGATCGTGCCGCACCTGGTCTACCAGCTGCAGAAGCTGGGCCTGGACGTGGCCGCCGGCCCCGCCCCGGAGGACGTGGTGGTCGCCCTGCGTGAACGCGTGCAGACCCTGAAGGAAATGGCCGAGAAGGCGGTGGTCTGGTACCAGCCGCTGACCGAGTACGACGAAGCAGCGGTGGCCAAGTACTTCAAGGCCGGTGCCGAAGTGGCGCTGGGCAAGGCCCGCGAGCTGCTGGCCGCCCTGCCGGAATGGACGGCCGAGTCGGTGGGCGTCGCCCTGCACGACGCGGCCGCCGCGCTGGACATCGGCATGGGCAAGGTGGCCCAGCCGCTGCGCGTGGCCATCACCGGCACCCAGGTCAGTCCTGACATTTCCCATACCGTTTACCTGGCCGGCCGCGAGCAGGCCTTGAAACGCATTGATGTGGCCATCACCAAGGTAGCAACGGCCTGA
- a CDS encoding TetR/AcrR family transcriptional regulator, producing MTAQRADAAARRALILDAADHVFGQHGVTAPLDLVVERAQVGRATLYRNFPDRTALIQALLQRTVDRIRRQVEQLGDRDDALFEVFEGMAQRIIDSPALADYWRAVDSDVPAMRTARETVRDLLEAPIARAKAAGLCRADLEKTDISLISGMLGAALRGKTRDERAYLAGRALQLLRGGLQGATSEAR from the coding sequence ATGACCGCTCAACGTGCCGATGCTGCTGCCCGCCGTGCCCTCATCCTCGACGCCGCCGATCATGTCTTCGGCCAACACGGCGTTACCGCTCCGCTGGACCTGGTGGTCGAACGCGCCCAGGTGGGCCGTGCCACCCTGTACCGCAACTTCCCCGACCGCACCGCGCTGATCCAGGCGCTGTTGCAACGCACGGTCGACCGCATCCGGCGCCAGGTTGAACAGCTCGGCGACCGCGACGATGCCCTGTTCGAAGTGTTCGAGGGCATGGCCCAGCGCATCATCGATTCGCCGGCGCTGGCCGATTACTGGCGTGCAGTCGATTCGGACGTGCCGGCCATGCGCACCGCACGCGAAACCGTGCGCGACCTGCTGGAAGCGCCGATCGCCCGTGCCAAGGCCGCCGGCCTGTGCCGGGCCGACCTGGAGAAGACGGATATTTCACTGATCTCGGGCATGCTGGGCGCCGCCCTGCGCGGCAAGACCCGCGACGAGCGCGCCTACCTGGCCGGGCGCGCCCTGCAGCTGCTGCGCGGCGGTCTCCAGGGAGCAACCAGCGAGGCCCGCTGA
- a CDS encoding MerC domain-containing protein, whose amino-acid sequence MSLSSRLRHLLDRFGATGSMLCAVHCAVIPVLLAAAPSLGLSFWLSDGVEQALVVFVTLLGLFSLVWGYRRHGALRALGFLIPGLVALWAGVLYDPLHHNAVPHAVVMTIGGLLVGVAHLVNLRLNHGHVHDASCAH is encoded by the coding sequence ATGTCCCTGTCCTCACGCCTGCGCCACCTGCTCGACCGTTTCGGTGCCACTGGTTCGATGCTGTGCGCCGTGCACTGCGCGGTGATCCCCGTGCTACTGGCGGCGGCACCGTCGCTGGGCCTGTCGTTCTGGCTGAGCGATGGCGTGGAACAGGCGCTGGTGGTGTTCGTGACCCTGCTCGGGCTGTTCAGCCTGGTCTGGGGCTATCGCCGCCACGGTGCGCTGCGCGCGCTCGGCTTCCTGATCCCCGGCCTGGTCGCGCTGTGGGCCGGCGTGCTGTACGACCCGCTGCACCACAATGCGGTGCCACATGCGGTGGTGATGACCATCGGCGGCCTGCTGGTGGGCGTTGCCCACCTGGTCAACCTGCGCCTCAACCACGGCCACGTGCACGACGCAAGCTGCGCGCACTAG
- a CDS encoding MFS transporter: MVQPYLKPVPDWEEHEKPTMPGSASMPWHPPYRRVAYALVSLLVAITGGLGNALVTANLPFLQGQLALTPTQGSWLVAAYAMVNVTANLLAFKFRQQYGIRLFAEIGLGLYAALAVLHLFVGSFETTMLTRAASGFAGAACSTLGTLYMLQALPRRFTGNLLVIGVGLSQLAVPIAWIVSPGLVDTGQWHQLYSFEAGLALCAFAAVVVLKLPPGIQVKAFEPLDFLTFALLAPAVALLVIVLAQGYTRWWLNTPWLGWALVASIVLSTTAFIIEHYRRNPLLQIRWLSKLPVLHFIVGAFLIRFLTTEQSYGVVNLMRTLGMGPDQMRPLFVVILAGVVTGIAGASLTFGPKRLIAQLLMAILLLGAAAFFDQHRTSMDRPHDFYVSQFLASVGAGMFMGPLIMLGISAALKQGVDHMITFLVTLSITQTLGGLAGSAVLGTFQLHREQLYSSALTSQLDPADPVVAQRLRIQQQLYSAQITDPVLRSAQGSAQLAQTARREANVRGFNDVFTLSGWLAIGFLCWLLLLSLRTAVLKQWRKRHPALPTAAAPAASR, translated from the coding sequence ATGGTCCAGCCGTATCTGAAGCCGGTTCCGGATTGGGAGGAGCACGAAAAGCCGACCATGCCCGGTTCGGCATCGATGCCCTGGCATCCGCCCTATCGACGCGTGGCCTATGCTCTGGTGTCGCTGCTGGTAGCGATCACCGGCGGCCTCGGCAATGCGCTGGTCACCGCCAACCTGCCGTTCCTGCAGGGCCAGCTGGCACTGACCCCGACCCAGGGCAGCTGGCTGGTGGCGGCGTATGCGATGGTGAATGTCACCGCCAACCTGCTGGCCTTCAAGTTCCGCCAGCAGTATGGCATCCGCCTGTTCGCCGAGATCGGCCTGGGCCTGTACGCGGCGCTGGCGGTGCTGCACCTGTTCGTCGGCAGCTTCGAGACCACGATGCTGACCCGTGCTGCCAGCGGCTTTGCTGGCGCGGCCTGTTCAACGCTGGGCACGCTGTACATGCTGCAGGCGCTGCCACGGCGGTTCACCGGCAACCTGCTGGTGATCGGTGTCGGCCTGTCGCAGCTGGCGGTGCCGATTGCCTGGATCGTGTCCCCGGGCCTGGTCGATACCGGCCAGTGGCACCAGCTGTACTCATTCGAAGCCGGCCTGGCCCTGTGCGCGTTCGCGGCGGTGGTGGTGCTGAAGCTGCCGCCGGGCATCCAGGTGAAGGCCTTCGAGCCATTGGATTTCCTAACCTTTGCACTGCTTGCGCCGGCGGTCGCGCTGCTGGTGATCGTGCTGGCGCAGGGCTATACGCGCTGGTGGCTCAATACACCGTGGCTGGGCTGGGCACTGGTCGCCTCGATCGTGCTGTCCACCACCGCCTTCATCATCGAGCACTACCGGCGCAATCCGCTGCTTCAGATCCGCTGGCTGTCGAAGCTGCCGGTGCTGCACTTCATCGTCGGCGCGTTCCTGATCCGCTTCCTCACCACCGAGCAGTCCTATGGCGTGGTCAACCTGATGCGCACACTGGGCATGGGGCCTGACCAGATGCGGCCGTTGTTCGTGGTGATCCTCGCGGGCGTGGTCACCGGCATCGCCGGTGCCTCGCTGACCTTCGGCCCGAAGCGGTTGATCGCCCAGCTGCTGATGGCAATCCTGCTGCTCGGCGCTGCCGCCTTCTTCGACCAGCACCGCACAAGCATGGACCGGCCGCACGACTTCTATGTCAGCCAGTTCCTGGCGTCTGTCGGCGCCGGCATGTTCATGGGCCCCTTGATCATGCTCGGCATTTCCGCCGCGCTGAAGCAGGGCGTGGATCACATGATCACCTTCCTGGTGACGCTGTCGATCACGCAGACGCTGGGCGGCCTGGCCGGCTCGGCGGTGCTGGGCACCTTCCAGCTGCATCGCGAGCAGTTGTACTCCAGTGCATTGACCAGCCAGCTCGACCCGGCCGACCCGGTGGTGGCACAACGCCTGCGTATCCAGCAGCAGCTCTACAGTGCACAGATCACCGACCCGGTGCTGCGCAGCGCGCAAGGCAGCGCGCAGCTGGCGCAGACCGCGCGCCGCGAAGCCAACGTGCGCGGCTTCAATGATGTGTTCACGCTGAGCGGTTGGCTGGCGATCGGCTTCCTGTGCTGGCTGCTGCTGCTGTCACTGCGCACCGCCGTGCTCAAGCAATGGCGCAAGCGCCATCCCGCCCTCCCCACTGCGGCCGCGCCGGCCGCGTCCCGTTGA